The following coding sequences lie in one Mucilaginibacter sp. KACC 22773 genomic window:
- a CDS encoding SGNH/GDSL hydrolase family protein, giving the protein MMKQIRLLLLLVPIFVALSAYKSKELTWVAIGDSITYLNDHLDETGNRVTMGYLTRVTKQCNGLHYINKGFNGWTSGGIAKNIDSLGIPVADIYTVFLGTNDWWQGRSVGSMGDYKAGNGNTTVYGSFRIIINKLRSLNPVAKILLITPMQRVDFVYINNQRNNAFGSYRTKNGQSLEMVVNAIDSIGRWEQIPVVDLYHDRRLAIEDLVKFKRLKNPASGAYENYVYPEFTKISFDAVTDEYPYPKEAIGLTYDGLHPSDWGNAVIAGAVTKVFKQWFGADNTANK; this is encoded by the coding sequence ATGATGAAACAAATAAGACTACTGCTATTGTTGGTACCCATATTCGTGGCCCTGAGCGCTTACAAATCTAAGGAATTGACCTGGGTGGCCATAGGTGATTCAATCACTTACCTAAACGATCACCTTGACGAAACGGGTAACCGGGTTACTATGGGATATCTAACCCGTGTAACGAAGCAGTGCAATGGTTTGCATTATATTAATAAGGGGTTTAATGGCTGGACATCGGGCGGTATCGCAAAAAACATAGATAGCCTCGGAATCCCGGTCGCGGATATTTACACTGTTTTTTTGGGAACTAACGACTGGTGGCAGGGGAGGTCTGTTGGCAGCATGGGCGATTATAAAGCCGGTAATGGCAATACTACCGTTTATGGCTCGTTCCGCATTATTATCAATAAGCTGCGCAGCTTAAATCCTGTTGCCAAAATTCTGCTGATAACTCCGATGCAAAGAGTCGACTTTGTGTATATTAATAATCAGCGAAATAATGCCTTTGGCAGCTATCGCACTAAGAACGGTCAGTCGTTGGAAATGGTTGTGAATGCTATAGATTCCATTGGCCGTTGGGAACAAATCCCTGTGGTTGACCTTTACCATGACCGCCGGCTGGCAATAGAGGACCTGGTTAAATTTAAACGCCTTAAAAACCCAGCATCTGGTGCTTACGAAAATTACGTTTACCCGGAATTTACGAAAATATCTTTTGATGCTGTTACCGACGAATATCCTTATCCTAAGGAGGCCATCGGGTTAACTTACGATGGCTTACATCCTTCGGATTGGGGAAACGCCGTTATTGCAGGGGCGGTGACAAAAGTATTTAAACAATGGTTTGGTGCAGATAATACAGCCAATAAGTAA
- a CDS encoding YpdA family putative bacillithiol disulfide reductase encodes MLDILIIGGGPIGLACGLAAQKAGLSFVIVEKGCLVNSLYNYPSTMTFFSTSEKLEIGGVPFVTVHNKPTRNDALEYYRRVALSNNLPLHLFEEVTNVKADDDGYTITTNKTTYRAKKVILSTGFYDIAVNLNIPGEDLPKVKHYYQDPHYYTSQKVVVVGSSNSAIDVALETYRKGADVTLVVRGPEISSRVKYWVRPDIINRIKEGSIKAYFNSNLEAIREHQVDIKTPDGLITIPNDFVMAMTGYKPNFDFLKKLGIILSEDKFIPQYNPETMETNLPGLYLAGVVCGGLDTHLWFIENSRVHADMIMNDIVAKRQ; translated from the coding sequence ATGCTCGATATACTCATTATAGGTGGCGGCCCCATAGGTTTGGCTTGCGGACTGGCAGCCCAAAAAGCAGGTTTAAGTTTTGTAATTGTGGAAAAAGGCTGCCTGGTAAACTCGTTATATAATTATCCCTCTACTATGACCTTCTTCTCAACTTCAGAGAAATTGGAGATTGGCGGCGTACCTTTTGTAACCGTTCATAACAAACCCACCCGTAACGATGCACTGGAATATTACCGCAGGGTTGCCCTGTCAAACAACCTTCCGCTCCATTTATTTGAGGAGGTAACCAACGTAAAGGCCGATGATGATGGCTATACTATAACAACCAATAAAACAACTTACCGGGCAAAAAAGGTGATACTATCTACCGGCTTTTATGACATAGCGGTTAATTTAAATATCCCCGGCGAAGATCTGCCCAAAGTAAAACACTATTACCAGGATCCGCATTATTATACCTCGCAAAAAGTGGTGGTGGTTGGTTCCAGCAATTCGGCCATTGATGTTGCTCTGGAAACCTATCGTAAGGGCGCCGATGTCACCCTTGTGGTGCGTGGGCCTGAGATTAGCAGCAGGGTTAAATACTGGGTACGGCCGGATATCATTAACCGGATAAAAGAAGGCAGTATAAAGGCTTATTTCAACTCCAATCTTGAAGCCATCCGCGAGCATCAGGTTGATATCAAAACACCTGATGGATTGATTACCATTCCTAACGATTTTGTAATGGCGATGACAGGCTATAAACCCAATTTCGATTTTCTGAAAAAACTGGGCATTATCCTGTCCGAAGATAAATTTATTCCCCAATACAATCCGGAAACGATGGAAACCAACCTGCCCGGTTTATACCTTGCGGGCGTAGTTTGCGGAGGATTGGATACCCACCTTTGGTTTATTGAAAACTCGCGGGTGCATGCCGATATGATTATGAATGATATAGTTGCAAAAAGGCAATAG
- the dinB gene encoding DNA polymerase IV, with translation MDQKRYIVHIDLDSFFVSVERKFNPALIGIPVLIGGSADRGVVASCSYEARKFGIHSAMPMKQAMKLCPHATIVRGSHGRYSEASREVTDIIQDSVPLFQKSSVDEFYIDLTGMDRFYDCYQVASNLRQRVIKETGLPISFGMASGKTVAKMATNAAKPNGQLFIKHGEELQFLAPLSISRIPGLGESTAQKLYQYGIEKIGDLQRTNLRFLETVFGKAGIFLWERAHGIDRCEIIPHSDRKSISTEHTFDINVNDHRTIETILISMTEELSSKLRRENKLASCLAIKIRYANFETHTQQQKIALTAAEHILLPGVKNLLKKAWNQHRPIRLIGVRLSNLASGRYQINLFEDNEERIRLYQAMDNINFKFGDKTVCRAAGMDIGTRNFNPFLKG, from the coding sequence ATGGATCAAAAACGATATATCGTACACATCGATCTCGATTCCTTTTTTGTTTCGGTTGAGCGTAAGTTTAACCCGGCGCTTATTGGTATTCCGGTACTTATTGGTGGCTCGGCAGATAGGGGGGTAGTGGCCTCCTGTAGTTATGAGGCCCGTAAATTTGGAATCCACTCGGCCATGCCGATGAAACAGGCCATGAAGCTTTGCCCTCATGCTACAATAGTTCGGGGTTCCCATGGCCGCTATTCTGAAGCATCCAGGGAGGTTACGGATATCATCCAGGACTCGGTACCGCTATTCCAGAAATCGTCGGTTGATGAGTTTTATATCGATCTTACCGGTATGGATAGATTTTATGATTGCTACCAGGTTGCATCAAACCTTAGGCAACGGGTTATTAAAGAAACGGGCTTACCTATTTCATTTGGGATGGCATCGGGCAAAACGGTGGCTAAAATGGCTACCAATGCGGCTAAGCCTAACGGCCAGCTGTTTATTAAACACGGCGAAGAACTCCAATTCCTGGCACCTTTATCAATCAGCAGAATTCCCGGCCTTGGCGAAAGTACTGCCCAAAAGCTTTATCAATATGGAATAGAGAAAATTGGCGACCTGCAACGTACCAATCTTAGGTTTCTGGAAACCGTTTTCGGCAAGGCTGGGATTTTTCTTTGGGAGAGGGCGCATGGAATAGATCGTTGCGAAATCATCCCGCATTCCGACCGTAAATCTATATCGACGGAGCACACTTTCGATATCAATGTAAACGATCATCGCACCATTGAAACCATCCTTATTTCGATGACTGAAGAACTATCGTCAAAACTGCGGCGGGAAAATAAACTGGCATCATGCCTGGCTATCAAAATCAGGTACGCCAACTTTGAAACCCACACGCAGCAGCAAAAGATAGCCCTTACGGCTGCCGAACACATTTTGCTGCCAGGAGTTAAAAACCTGCTAAAAAAAGCATGGAACCAGCACCGCCCCATCAGGTTGATAGGAGTAAGGTTGAGTAACCTGGCCAGCGGCCGCTACCAGATTAACCTGTTTGAGGATAACGAGGAACGTATTCGCTTATACCAGGCTATGGATAATATCAACTTTAAATTTGGCGATAAAACCGTTTGCCGCGCTGCAGGAATGGATATTGGCACGAGGAATTTTAATCCGTTTTTGAAAGGGTAG
- a CDS encoding sensor histidine kinase, producing MNFFKKYIFPALYGLMVYFTVRLLHDTEHNEMFWKRDWGLNILEMSCSVLVGYLGIYLFERLFRFYDMRWPRQFNYQGVVRELVVLVLANLALVNLIFTPMAALTDDGLSWGDLADLTMIPTLYAIIYYGIARSSTWLKAYIANKVQLEKLTNDQLETELKFLKAQYHPHFLFNALNTIYFQMDEDVPAAKQSTELLSSLLRYQLYDQQQQVPISHELEYLQNYIRFQQIRASSKLKLNVCFDERLTDQPIYPLLLLPLVENAFKYAGGNFEISISANINDGDFIFATVNDVPAQIQINENYTGIGLENLRRRLQLLYPDKHRLAVGREGNRFSAELMIEF from the coding sequence ATGAATTTTTTTAAGAAATATATTTTTCCCGCGTTGTATGGGTTGATGGTATATTTTACCGTCAGGCTACTGCATGACACTGAGCATAACGAAATGTTTTGGAAGAGAGACTGGGGTTTAAATATCCTTGAGATGAGCTGTAGTGTGTTGGTGGGTTATTTAGGTATATATCTTTTTGAGCGGCTCTTCCGGTTTTATGACATGCGCTGGCCCCGGCAATTTAACTACCAGGGGGTAGTACGGGAACTAGTTGTACTGGTACTTGCTAACCTGGCTTTGGTAAACCTGATATTTACTCCTATGGCGGCATTAACCGATGATGGCCTTTCCTGGGGCGATCTTGCAGACCTCACCATGATACCAACCTTATATGCCATTATTTATTATGGGATAGCACGCAGCAGTACATGGTTAAAGGCCTACATTGCCAACAAGGTACAGTTGGAAAAGTTGACTAACGATCAGTTAGAAACCGAACTTAAGTTTTTGAAAGCCCAATATCATCCGCACTTTTTGTTTAATGCTTTAAACACCATTTATTTTCAGATGGATGAGGATGTGCCGGCGGCTAAGCAAAGTACAGAATTGCTTTCCAGTTTGTTAAGATATCAACTTTACGATCAGCAGCAACAGGTACCTATAAGCCACGAATTGGAATACCTGCAAAACTACATCCGCTTTCAGCAAATAAGGGCCAGCAGTAAATTGAAACTGAACGTTTGTTTTGATGAAAGGTTAACAGACCAACCAATTTACCCATTACTACTACTACCATTGGTCGAAAATGCTTTCAAATATGCGGGTGGCAATTTTGAAATCAGCATTAGTGCAAATATTAACGACGGCGACTTTATTTTTGCTACAGTTAACGATGTACCGGCACAAATACAGATTAACGAAAACTATACAGGTATTGGGTTAGAGAATTTACGCCGCCGTTTACAGTTGTTGTATCCGGATAAACACAGGTTAGCTGTTGGCCGTGAAGGAAATCGTTTTTCGGCAGAGTTGATGATAGAATTTTAA
- a CDS encoding RNA polymerase sigma factor: MANKEAAFKEIYAANSKKIFHLCYGYTGDDDAANDLLQETFLKVWQNLDKFRNQAMISTWIYRIAVNTCLTYLRSEKRQAKDELTEQIAETKREEFSEKNEQVALLYKCISKLEESERIIITLVLDEVPYPEIADVSGISEGNLRVKIYRIKQKLTELYNQYERL; encoded by the coding sequence GTGGCCAACAAAGAAGCAGCATTCAAGGAAATTTATGCAGCTAATTCTAAAAAGATTTTCCATTTGTGCTATGGTTATACCGGCGACGATGACGCCGCGAACGACTTGCTACAGGAAACTTTTTTAAAAGTATGGCAAAACCTGGATAAATTTCGTAACCAGGCCATGATCTCTACCTGGATCTATCGTATTGCAGTAAACACCTGCTTAACCTACCTGCGATCAGAGAAGCGACAGGCAAAAGACGAACTTACCGAACAAATAGCCGAAACAAAACGAGAGGAATTTTCTGAAAAGAATGAGCAGGTTGCTTTACTGTATAAATGCATATCAAAACTGGAAGAATCGGAAAGAATTATTATAACACTGGTGCTTGATGAAGTGCCGTACCCCGAAATAGCAGATGTTTCGGGCATATCAGAGGGGAATTTGAGGGTGAAAATTTATCGTATTAAACAGAAGCTAACAGAATTATATAACCAGTATGAAAGACTTTGA
- a CDS encoding LytR/AlgR family response regulator transcription factor, whose translation MSLITCIITDDEPFARKGLQGYVEKTSFFDLKAQCEDAMELNEVLKQQPVDLLFLDIRMPHLTGVEFIKSLQNPPKVIFTTAFKEYATDGFDLDVLDYLLKPISFERFMKAAFKAKDYFDQKGSSGTEMGYMFVKSEGKLEKVVFDEVLFVQGMENYVVIQTVNKKIITHSTLKAFGERLPQRKFLQTHKSYFVAYDKVTSIDGNMLEVGTHHVPISRQLREQVMQLLINRGNK comes from the coding sequence ATGAGCTTGATAACTTGTATAATAACCGATGATGAACCTTTTGCCCGCAAAGGCTTGCAAGGTTATGTGGAAAAGACCAGTTTTTTTGATTTAAAAGCCCAGTGCGAGGATGCTATGGAACTGAACGAAGTATTGAAACAACAGCCCGTAGATCTGTTGTTTCTAGACATCCGGATGCCGCATTTAACAGGGGTTGAATTTATTAAGTCGTTGCAAAACCCGCCAAAAGTAATATTTACCACGGCCTTTAAGGAATATGCCACAGATGGTTTTGACCTTGATGTGCTGGATTATCTATTAAAACCTATCTCGTTTGAGCGATTTATGAAAGCTGCCTTTAAGGCCAAAGATTATTTTGATCAAAAGGGGAGTAGTGGTACTGAAATGGGATATATGTTTGTAAAGAGCGAAGGCAAGTTGGAAAAAGTTGTTTTTGATGAGGTGTTGTTTGTGCAGGGCATGGAGAACTATGTGGTGATACAAACGGTCAACAAAAAGATCATAACCCACAGCACATTAAAAGCTTTTGGCGAAAGGCTACCGCAACGTAAGTTTTTACAAACTCATAAATCGTACTTTGTGGCATACGATAAGGTAACCTCAATTGATGGTAATATGCTGGAAGTAGGAACACACCATGTACCTATCAGCAGGCAGTTGCGGGAACAGGTGATGCAATTGTTGATTAATAGGGGGAATAAATAA
- a CDS encoding acyltransferase family protein: METTQRQTYLDWLRIISILGVLFFHSAMPYVAEDSWHIKNAQTSNLMMESNHFLHLFRMPLLFFISGTVSYYMMQRRSALNFIGLRFRRLFVPLLVGMFIIVPPQIYMERLANGYRGSFGQFYTSVFNFVPYPKGSFSWHHLWFIAYLLIYDLIFAPLFAWMASSKSDGFKQKLTLLAKGKWVYMLMLPGVIWFTLLSWQLPETNDLVHDGCYFVYWLFFVLAGFICIVQPKLMDSLKRNRRFALTIGFLSLMLWECMRWNGIEPGEARWPFQNILFSYAFTALRPIIAWGWVLALVGYGKQYLNGTHKALNYLNQAVYPFYILHQTVIVLVVYYIVQTRNESILSKYIYTVGITFFVTVLIYHLLVRPYALTRFLFGMKPLEKKSQKPGIKIQDEKQELPIIQDRIIESTL; encoded by the coding sequence ATGGAAACCACACAACGCCAAACATACCTCGATTGGTTAAGGATCATCTCAATTCTTGGTGTACTATTTTTTCATTCGGCCATGCCTTACGTGGCCGAGGATAGCTGGCATATCAAAAACGCCCAAACCAGCAACCTGATGATGGAATCAAATCACTTTTTGCATCTTTTTCGCATGCCGCTGCTCTTTTTTATTTCTGGTACCGTGAGTTACTACATGATGCAGCGGCGATCTGCTTTAAACTTCATCGGCTTACGTTTCCGCAGGCTGTTTGTTCCGTTGCTGGTTGGCATGTTTATTATAGTGCCGCCGCAAATTTATATGGAACGGCTTGCAAATGGCTATCGTGGCAGTTTTGGCCAGTTTTATACAAGTGTATTTAATTTTGTACCTTATCCCAAAGGCAGCTTCAGCTGGCACCACTTGTGGTTTATTGCTTACCTGCTTATCTATGATTTAATATTTGCGCCATTATTCGCCTGGATGGCATCGTCCAAAAGCGATGGCTTCAAACAGAAACTTACACTGCTGGCTAAAGGGAAATGGGTATATATGTTAATGCTGCCAGGCGTTATTTGGTTTACCCTGTTAAGCTGGCAATTGCCCGAAACCAATGACCTTGTACATGATGGCTGTTACTTTGTTTACTGGCTGTTTTTTGTACTGGCCGGCTTTATATGCATCGTACAACCCAAACTGATGGATAGCCTGAAGCGCAACCGCCGCTTTGCCTTAACCATCGGTTTTTTAAGCCTAATGTTATGGGAATGCATGCGTTGGAACGGTATTGAACCCGGTGAAGCACGGTGGCCTTTTCAAAATATACTATTTAGCTACGCTTTTACGGCCTTAAGGCCCATTATTGCCTGGGGATGGGTATTGGCGTTGGTTGGTTATGGCAAGCAGTATCTTAATGGTACACACAAGGCGCTAAATTATCTTAACCAGGCTGTTTACCCGTTTTATATCCTGCATCAAACTGTAATAGTTTTAGTTGTTTATTATATTGTACAAACACGTAATGAAAGTATCCTGTCTAAATATATTTATACGGTTGGTATTACCTTTTTTGTAACAGTGCTTATTTATCATTTACTGGTACGCCCTTATGCTTTAACACGGTTTTTATTTGGAATGAAACCCTTGGAGAAGAAGAGTCAAAAACCAGGAATTAAGATTCAAGACGAAAAGCAAGAATTACCGATTATTCAGGATCGGATTATTGAATCGACTTTATAA
- a CDS encoding 2'-5' RNA ligase family protein, translated as MRMYEDHLMLLSPPEIIRTEIARYKKASAKLIGDYQSMNSPAHISIQHKERQKPFTTDRSIEFLETELTSLPPVLLHIDGFGNFPYLHGKFTIYANIRSTPAVDDWFNQLKKKLKIKKALTPHITITRNIPEKDFNKLWPHLRHKKLVEPFWINALTVVKRDTFDPYAKWEFFKAFEFKNQQGFIGTENIEGGRIEMVGQDQTSLFETI; from the coding sequence ATGAGGATGTACGAAGATCACTTAATGCTGCTTTCGCCGCCGGAAATAATCAGAACCGAAATTGCCCGCTATAAAAAGGCATCTGCAAAGCTTATTGGAGATTATCAAAGCATGAACTCGCCTGCTCATATTTCTATCCAGCATAAGGAACGCCAGAAACCGTTCACGACCGATAGAAGCATTGAATTTTTAGAAACAGAATTGACAAGCTTGCCGCCGGTATTGCTGCATATTGATGGTTTTGGAAACTTCCCATACCTGCACGGTAAATTCACCATATATGCCAATATACGGTCGACACCTGCGGTTGACGATTGGTTTAACCAGTTAAAGAAAAAACTAAAAATAAAAAAGGCGCTTACGCCGCATATAACTATCACCAGGAATATACCAGAAAAGGATTTCAACAAGTTATGGCCTCATTTAAGGCATAAAAAGCTGGTAGAGCCTTTCTGGATAAATGCGCTTACCGTAGTTAAGCGCGATACGTTTGATCCATATGCCAAATGGGAGTTTTTTAAAGCCTTTGAATTTAAAAATCAGCAAGGCTTTATTGGTACAGAAAACATTGAAGGCGGCCGGATTGAGATGGTCGGCCAGGATCAAACCAGTTTATTTGAAACAATTTAA
- a CDS encoding adenylate/guanylate cyclase domain-containing protein, translating to MENNYFMLSPVPAPPDKEQELAILFLDIRNFTGLLEAQSGKTVIQIVRRLFTAFNQIIKKFEGKVVEIAGDSMYAVFGLQTGLKESVNNAYQAAKVMFQTVGLYNEAYDEPYYGGPLEIGVGLHAGNVFVGQFGLDNAPQLSVMGLPVNIASRLQAKTKELDNDMIISEHAYQLLADDGAIAHYQTVQLQGISQGQQVRLAGRPYSNRTQPNLDYLMAISG from the coding sequence ATGGAAAATAATTATTTCATGCTGAGCCCGGTGCCTGCTCCCCCAGACAAAGAACAGGAACTTGCCATCCTGTTTCTCGATATCCGGAATTTCACCGGCTTATTGGAAGCCCAGTCTGGTAAAACCGTCATTCAAATTGTACGCCGTTTGTTCACCGCGTTTAATCAAATCATTAAGAAATTCGAAGGCAAGGTGGTAGAGATCGCCGGAGACAGTATGTATGCTGTGTTTGGTTTACAAACCGGGTTAAAAGAATCCGTGAACAATGCCTACCAGGCTGCTAAAGTGATGTTCCAAACGGTTGGCCTGTATAACGAAGCTTATGACGAACCTTATTATGGAGGCCCGCTCGAGATTGGTGTCGGTTTGCACGCTGGTAATGTTTTCGTTGGCCAGTTTGGATTGGATAACGCTCCGCAACTATCAGTAATGGGCCTCCCTGTCAACATTGCATCCAGGCTACAAGCCAAAACTAAAGAGTTGGATAACGATATGATCATTTCAGAGCATGCATATCAATTGTTGGCAGATGACGGGGCTATCGCCCATTATCAAACTGTACAGCTACAAGGGATCAGCCAGGGGCAACAGGTCCGGCTGGCAGGAAGGCCATACAGCAATCGCACCCAACCAAACCTGGACTATTTAATGGCTATTTCTGGTTAA
- a CDS encoding glycoside hydrolase family 43 protein, whose protein sequence is MKVFFRVVLCVFSFAIAIPVSALPVMSVPGDTVLMADPTIFMEKGVYYLYGTGSKDGFLVYRSTDLHHWIGPIGNRGGHALLKGDSFGTQGFWAPQIFKYRGKYYMAYTADEQIAIATSDSPLGPFVQKNKKKVSGSGKQIDPFVFEDTDGNLYLYYVRLQDGNRIFVARLKPDLSDLDLATVKECLHAELPWENTDLSKWPVSEGPTVLKHAGLYYLFYTANDFRSKDYAVGYAASTSPYGPWTKMQDSPLISRKNTGANGTGHGDFLQDANGNLYYVFHTHNSNTRVGPRKTAIIRAEFSKGVPIKMLVDSGSFRFLVLQ, encoded by the coding sequence ATGAAAGTTTTTTTTAGAGTAGTATTATGCGTTTTTTCCTTCGCCATAGCTATACCTGTATCGGCATTACCAGTGATGTCCGTGCCTGGCGATACCGTTTTAATGGCCGATCCGACCATCTTTATGGAAAAAGGCGTTTATTATTTATACGGTACAGGTAGCAAAGATGGATTTTTGGTATACCGCTCAACTGATTTACATCATTGGATAGGGCCGATAGGGAATAGAGGTGGGCATGCATTACTGAAAGGAGATAGTTTTGGAACACAGGGATTTTGGGCGCCGCAGATTTTTAAATATCGGGGTAAATATTATATGGCTTACACAGCTGATGAGCAGATAGCCATTGCCACGAGTGATAGTCCGCTTGGTCCATTTGTGCAAAAGAACAAAAAAAAGGTTTCTGGTAGTGGTAAACAAATAGACCCCTTTGTTTTCGAGGATACCGATGGAAACCTGTACCTGTACTACGTGCGTTTGCAAGATGGTAACCGTATTTTTGTTGCCCGTTTAAAACCCGATCTTTCTGACCTTGATTTAGCAACTGTAAAAGAATGCCTGCATGCAGAGCTGCCATGGGAGAACACCGACTTATCCAAATGGCCTGTGTCAGAAGGGCCTACCGTATTAAAACATGCCGGTCTGTACTACCTGTTTTATACCGCTAATGATTTTCGTAGTAAAGATTATGCGGTGGGCTACGCAGCATCAACGTCGCCTTATGGGCCGTGGACAAAAATGCAGGATAGCCCGCTCATCAGCCGGAAAAATACGGGCGCCAACGGTACCGGCCATGGTGATTTTCTGCAGGATGCAAACGGCAATTTATACTATGTATTTCATACACACAACAGCAATACCCGTGTTGGTCCTCGTAAAACCGCGATTATAAGGGCCGAGTTTAGCAAGGGAGTACCAATAAAAATGTTAGTCGACTCGGGCAGTTTTCGTTTTTTGGTGTTGCAGTAA